The Pecten maximus chromosome 14, xPecMax1.1, whole genome shotgun sequence genome includes a region encoding these proteins:
- the LOC117341967 gene encoding tubulin beta chain-like: protein MREIIHIQAGQCGNQIGSKFWEVISDEHGIDPTGLYKGESDLQLERIDVYFNEAQGAHYVPRAVLVDLEPGTMDSIRSGAYGKIFRPDNFVFGQSGAGNIWAKGHYTEGAELVEEVIDVIRKEAENCDCLQGFQLTHSLGGGTGSGMGTLIISKVREEYPDRIMSTYSVMPSPKVSEVVVEPYNAVLSTHQLVENTDETFCIDNEALYDICFRTLKLTNPTYSDLNHLVCTTMSGVTTCLRFPGQLNADLRKLAVNMVPFPRLHFFMPGFAPLTSYRSLQYRNLTVAELTNQIFDARNMMAACDPRNGRYLTVAAFFRGRMSMKEVEEQMLNVQNKNSGHFVEWIPCNVKTAVCDVPPKDLKMAATFVGNSTAIQEIFKRVSEQFTVMFRRKAFLHWFTGEGMDELEFTEAESNMNDLVSEYQQYQDATIDDDDERQYEEEEDEEEPDHDEQA, encoded by the exons ATGAGAGAAATCATTCATATCCAAGCGGGACAATGTGGAAATCAAATCGGCTCCAAATTCTGGGAGGTGATTTCGGATGAGCATGGGATAGATCCTACTGGATTGTACAAAGGGGAATCGGACCTTCAGTTAGAACGAATCGATGTGTACTTTAATGAGGCACAGGGGGCTCACTATGTGCCGCGGGCAGTTTTGGTCGATTTGGAACCTGGTACAATGGACTCCATACGGTCGGGCGCATACGGAAAAATATTCCGTCCCGACAATTTCGTGTTTGGTCAGAGTGGCGCGGGAAACATATGGGCCAAAGGACACTACACAGAAGGGGCAGAGCTTGTCGAAGAGGTGATTGACGTCATTCGGAAGGAGGCTGAGAACTGTGATTGTCTGCAGGGGTTCCAGTTGACTCACTCCTTGGGAGGTGGTACCGGATCCGGAATGGGCACCCTCATCATTTCCAAAGTCCGAGAAGAGTATCCCGACCGGATTATGAGTACCTATTCTGTCATGCCATCACCAAAG gtatCTGAAGTTGTAGTGGAACCCTACAATGCTGTATTGTCTACACATCAATTGGTGGAAAACACTGACGAAACGTTCTGTATTGACAATGAGGCGCTTTACGACATCTGCTTCCGTACGCTCAAACTAACCAACCCTACCTACAGTGACTTAAACCACCTCGTATGTACCACGATGTCCGGCGTCACCACGTGTCTTAGATTCCCTGGTCAACTGAACGCCGATCTCCGTAAGCTAGCAGTAAACATGGTACCCTTTCCACGTCTACATTTCTTCATGCCTGGATTCGCACCTTTGACATCTTACAGGAGTTTGCAATACCGAAACCTTACTGTAGCCGAGTTAACGAATCAAATCTTCGACGCTCGCAACATGATGGCGGCGTGCGATCCCCGTAATGGGCGCTACCTGACGGTCGCGGCCTTTTTCCGGGGACGAATGTCAATGAAAGAGGTAGAAGAGCAAATGCTCAATGTTCAAAACAAGAACTCTGGACATTTTGTGGAGTGGATTCCCTGTAACGTAAAGACTGCTGTATGTGACGTACCACCGAAGGATCTCAAAATGGCCGCAACGTTTGTCGGCAACAGCACCGCAATCCAGGAGATCTTCAAGCGTGTATCCGAACAGTTCACGGTAATGTTCAGGCGTAAGGCTTTCCTGCACTGGTTCACCGGCGAAGGCATGGACGAACTGGAATTCACGGAAGCTGAGTCTAACATGAATGATTTGGTATCGGAATATCAACAGTACCAGGACGCTACTATAGACGATGACGACGAACGCCAGTACGAGGAGGAAGAGGATGAGGAGGAACCTGATCATGACGAGCAAGCATAG